The proteins below are encoded in one region of Rhodopirellula islandica:
- a CDS encoding bacterioferritin, which translates to MSKTQTIENLQKALGMELTATHQYQLHACVLDDWGMGLLASKMREELQEELGHSEDFLNRILFLNGSPNVAMQKTPVQAKSLKEMFESDLADEKEAIEFYTTASIQASEDRDIGTRQLFERIAVDEEGHAGWLELQLDLLERMGEPSYIAKHMPANSDE; encoded by the coding sequence ATGAGTAAAACACAAACGATCGAGAACCTGCAAAAAGCGTTGGGCATGGAACTGACCGCGACCCACCAATACCAGTTGCATGCTTGTGTGCTGGACGATTGGGGAATGGGCCTGTTGGCGTCCAAGATGCGGGAAGAATTGCAAGAGGAGTTGGGGCACTCGGAAGACTTCCTGAACCGGATTTTGTTTCTGAACGGAAGCCCCAACGTGGCGATGCAGAAAACGCCTGTGCAGGCAAAGTCATTGAAAGAGATGTTTGAATCCGACTTGGCCGACGAAAAGGAAGCGATCGAGTTCTACACCACGGCGTCGATTCAAGCGAGCGAAGACCGTGACATCGGGACTCGCCAATTGTTCGAACGAATTGCGGTGGATGAAGAAGGTCACGCCGGTTGGTTGGAACTGCAGTTGGATTTGCTGGAGCGGATGGGGGAACCATCCTACATCGCCAAGCACATGCCAGCGAACTCGGACGAATAG